A genomic segment from Chitinophagaceae bacterium encodes:
- a CDS encoding class I fructose-bisphosphate aldolase: MASSKIVSLLGAQADSLLTHQCKGITKEEIHQPSPDHVDKIWSNSNRNNQTLNSIQKMLSNGRLAGTGYLSILPVDQGIEHSAGASFAPNPIYFDPENIVKLAIEGGCNAVASTFGVLGIISRKYAHKIPMMVKINHNEFISYPNKFDQVMFGQIKDAWNMGATSVGATIYWGSDNSTRQLQEVALAFEQAHELGMSTVLWCYLRNNAFKVDGIDYHTASDLTSQANHLGVTLQADIIKQKLPTNNGGFLATKHGKTSPLVYDRLTTNHPIDLARYQVANCYMGRVGLINSGGESKGASDMEEAVTTAVINKRAGGMGLISGRKAFQRPLKEGIELLNSIQDVYLDNSITIA; the protein is encoded by the coding sequence ATGGCTTCATCCAAAATTGTATCACTATTAGGAGCACAGGCAGACAGCCTCTTAACCCATCAGTGCAAAGGCATTACCAAAGAAGAAATACATCAACCATCGCCAGACCATGTAGATAAAATTTGGAGCAACAGTAACCGCAACAACCAAACCCTAAACAGCATTCAAAAAATGCTTTCAAATGGCAGGCTTGCCGGCACGGGCTACCTTTCCATATTACCAGTTGACCAGGGAATTGAACATAGCGCAGGCGCATCATTTGCCCCCAACCCCATTTATTTTGATCCCGAAAATATTGTGAAACTGGCCATTGAAGGCGGCTGTAATGCCGTTGCTTCTACCTTTGGCGTTTTAGGAATAATAAGCCGTAAATATGCCCATAAAATACCTATGATGGTTAAAATAAACCATAATGAGTTCATCAGCTATCCCAACAAATTTGATCAGGTAATGTTTGGCCAAATTAAAGATGCCTGGAACATGGGCGCAACCTCTGTAGGCGCAACCATTTACTGGGGAAGCGATAACAGTACCCGGCAGCTGCAGGAAGTAGCACTGGCTTTTGAACAAGCCCACGAACTGGGCATGTCAACCGTTCTTTGGTGTTATTTACGAAACAACGCCTTTAAAGTAGATGGTATAGATTACCATACAGCATCGGATTTAACCAGCCAGGCCAACCACCTCGGCGTTACTTTACAGGCCGATATTATTAAACAAAAATTACCTACCAATAATGGCGGTTTTCTTGCTACAAAACATGGCAAAACCTCTCCATTGGTTTATGACAGGCTCACTACAAACCATCCTATAGATTTGGCCCGATACCAGGTGGCCAATTGCTACATGGGTCGTGTAGGTTTAATCAATAGCGGTGGCGAAAGCAAGGGCGCTTCCGATATGGAAGAAGCAGTAACCACAGCCGTAATTAATAAAAGGGCCGGCGGCATGGGTTTAATAAGTGGAAGAAAAGCATTTCAACGCCCGCTAAAAGAAGGTATTGAATTGCTCAACAGCATACAGGATGTGTACCTGGATAATTCCATTACCATTGCTTAA
- a CDS encoding oxidoreductase — MFKRKIALSILFLLFVFLSIAQQVKILTSGTKASFRGLSVPNDSTIWVSGSNGTVGKSSNGGDTWQWQIVPGFEKTEFRDIEAWDSNTAIIMAIAEPAYILRTTNGGKNWDVVYKNETRGMFLDAMDFFDGKHGMVIGDPINGKTFLATTKNGGKNWQEIPENKRPVADSGEACFASSGTNIKLYSKRKYYCITGGLNSRLFINGKDIIDLPINKGKESTGANSIAIHNKKLMIVGGDFTKKDAVTGNFIFSNNKGKNFTVAQNPPGGYRSCIAFIKNKTWVTCGLNGVDITNNDGKDFKNISHESFHVVQKSKTGTKVFLAGEKGKLGIIN, encoded by the coding sequence ATGTTTAAAAGAAAAATTGCTTTATCAATTCTTTTTTTACTTTTTGTTTTTTTATCAATAGCGCAGCAAGTAAAAATCCTTACATCGGGCACAAAAGCCAGCTTTCGGGGGTTAAGTGTTCCCAACGACAGCACTATTTGGGTAAGCGGTAGCAATGGTACCGTTGGCAAAAGCAGCAATGGAGGTGATACCTGGCAATGGCAAATTGTGCCTGGGTTTGAAAAAACCGAATTCAGGGATATTGAAGCATGGGACAGCAACACCGCAATTATTATGGCCATAGCCGAGCCTGCTTATATTTTACGTACAACAAATGGCGGCAAAAACTGGGATGTAGTATATAAAAATGAAACCCGGGGAATGTTTTTAGATGCCATGGATTTTTTTGACGGTAAACACGGCATGGTAATTGGCGACCCAATTAATGGAAAAACATTTTTGGCAACCACCAAAAACGGCGGCAAAAACTGGCAGGAAATACCCGAAAATAAAAGACCGGTTGCAGACAGTGGCGAAGCCTGCTTTGCCAGCAGCGGTACAAACATTAAGCTCTACTCCAAAAGAAAATATTATTGCATTACCGGCGGGCTGAACAGCCGGCTCTTTATAAATGGAAAAGACATAATTGACTTACCCATAAATAAAGGCAAAGAATCCACCGGCGCCAATTCTATTGCCATTCACAATAAAAAACTAATGATTGTGGGCGGTGATTTTACAAAAAAAGATGCGGTAACCGGAAATTTTATTTTTAGTAATAATAAGGGCAAAAATTTTACAGTGGCACAAAACCCGCCGGGTGGCTACAGGAGCTGCATAGCATTTATTAAAAACAAAACCTGGGTAACCTGCGGCCTCAATGGAGTAGATATTACAAATAATGACGGTAAAGATTTTAAAAATATTTCCCATGAAAGTTTTCATGTGGTACAAAAATCAAAAACAGGTACAAAAGTATTTTTAGCCGGGGAAAAAGGGAAGCTGGGGATTATTAATTAA
- the cas2 gene encoding CRISPR-associated endonuclease Cas2, translating into MWVLVFFDLPTETKKDRKIYTKFRKDILADGFTMFQFSIYLRHCPSRENAEVHIQRVKKILPAKGHIGIMCITDKQFGMMEIYRGKELAEAPQQVQQLELF; encoded by the coding sequence ATGTGGGTACTAGTATTTTTTGACCTGCCTACCGAAACTAAGAAAGACCGTAAAATTTACACAAAATTCCGTAAAGATATATTGGCCGACGGCTTCACTATGTTCCAGTTTAGCATTTACCTGCGCCATTGCCCCAGCCGGGAAAATGCAGAAGTGCATATACAAAGAGTAAAAAAAATACTGCCCGCCAAGGGCCATATAGGTATTATGTGCATTACCGATAAACAGTTTGGCATGATGGAAATTTATAGAGGAAAAGAACTTGCAGAAGCTCCGCAACAGGTACAGCAATTAGAATTATTTTAA
- the cas1 gene encoding type II CRISPR-associated endonuclease Cas1: protein MIKRTLYFGNPAYLKTENEQLVVQLQNEVAQPKSIPIEDIGILILDHRQITITQSLLSKLLANNTAVITCDETHHPTGMLLTLDGNSLQSKMFQIQTEASLPLKKQLWQQTIAAKIQNQAGMLGFQRAETQLLLNLASSVKSGDSDNAEAQAAAYYWKRVFPGTLSFRRERHGPPPNNLLNYGYAILRAMLARSLVASGLLPTLGIHHRNQYNAYCLADDVMEPYRPFVDYVVFQIMRNNGAYLEMSPSIKKSLLEIPAMDVKIDGKKSPMMNAVQRTTASLAKCYEGNVRKILYPEFDL, encoded by the coding sequence ATGATAAAACGCACTCTTTATTTTGGCAACCCGGCTTACCTTAAAACCGAAAATGAACAATTAGTAGTGCAACTGCAAAATGAAGTTGCCCAGCCTAAATCTATTCCTATTGAAGATATTGGCATATTGATATTGGACCACCGGCAAATCACCATCACCCAGTCTTTACTTTCAAAACTTTTGGCCAATAACACCGCAGTAATTACCTGCGATGAAACCCACCACCCTACCGGTATGCTGCTTACCTTAGACGGCAATTCTCTTCAAAGCAAAATGTTTCAAATACAAACCGAAGCCAGCCTGCCCTTAAAAAAGCAATTATGGCAACAAACCATTGCTGCCAAAATTCAAAACCAGGCAGGCATGCTTGGCTTTCAAAGAGCAGAAACGCAATTATTGTTAAACCTGGCATCCTCGGTAAAAAGTGGCGATAGCGATAATGCCGAAGCCCAGGCAGCGGCATATTACTGGAAAAGAGTTTTTCCGGGGACATTATCATTTAGGCGGGAACGGCACGGGCCGCCGCCAAATAACCTGCTCAACTATGGCTATGCAATATTAAGGGCAATGCTGGCCCGCAGCCTCGTAGCCAGCGGCTTGTTGCCTACGCTTGGTATTCATCATCGCAACCAATATAATGCCTACTGCCTTGCCGATGATGTAATGGAACCTTACCGGCCTTTTGTAGATTATGTAGTTTTTCAAATTATGCGCAACAATGGCGCATATTTGGAAATGTCGCCCTCCATTAAAAAAAGCCTGCTGGAAATACCGGCAATGGACGTAAAAATTGATGGAAAAAAAAGCCCTATGATGAATGCGGTACAACGAACTACTGCCAGCTTAGCCAAATGCTATGAAGGCAATGTGCGCAAAATTTTATATCCAGAGTTTGACTTATAA